The Raphanus sativus cultivar WK10039 chromosome 2, ASM80110v3, whole genome shotgun sequence genome includes a region encoding these proteins:
- the LOC108835153 gene encoding caffeic acid 3-O-methyltransferase — protein sequence MNSLQKSGGSSNEEEEGMLLAMQLCGIELIAYAVKTARELDLLETMAKARPLGIHLSTLYLASKAAPNNPDAPVMIDRLLRLLVAYSVCTCKLVKDEKGKVSRTYGLGNVGNKFIKNEHGISIAPYVLFHCSHTKGVTWSYLTESILEGGASAWEKAKGALVFECMKENESLKEDFNESMMSHTTIVMNKILENYNEFESLRDCTLVDVGGGIGTNLSQVVSKFPHLKGVNFDLPHIVSEAPQIHGVEHIGGDMFDEIPRGQAILMKWILHDWSDEKCVEILRNCKKALPKTGRVIVIETIIPSEVTDTDIATKNALHSDIAMMCLTRGGRERTKEEFEVLAMKAGFKLPNFIYGAYSFWVLELYSN from the exons ATGAATTCTCTACAAAAATCCGGAGGGTCTTCAaacgaagaggaagaaggtaTGTTACTAGCCATGCAACTTTGCGGCATAGAACTCATAGCTTACGCTGTAAAAACTGCAAGAGAATTAGATTTGCTCGAGACTATGGCAAAAGCCAGGCCCCTAGGGATCCATCTCTCAACGTTGTATTTGGCTTCAAAGGCTGCACCAAATAATCCAGACGCTCCGGTGATGATTGACCGATTGCTACGCCTCCTTGTTGCGTATTCGGTGTGCACATGTAAGTTAGTGAAAGACGAAAAGGGAAAAGTGTCAAGGACATACGGACTAGGAAACGTTGGAAACAAGTTCATCAAGAATGAACATGGAATTTCTATTGCACCCTATGTGCTTTTCCACTGTTCACATACCAAGGGAGTTACATG GTCTTACCTAACGGAGTCGATACTAGAAGGCGGAGCATCAGCATGGGAGAAAGCTAAGGGGGCATTGGTATTTGAATGCATGAAGGAAAATGAAAGTCTCAAGGAAGATTTCAACGAGTCCATGATGAGCCATACGACAATAGTAATGAACAAAATATTAGAGAACTACAATGAGTTTGAGAGTTTGAGGGATTGCACGTTGGTAGATGTAGGAGGTGGTATAGGCACTAATCTTTCCCAAGTTGTCTCCAAGTTCCCACATCTTAAAGGTGTCAACTTCGACTTGCCTCACATCGTCTCGGAAGCTCCCCAAATTCATg GCGTGGAACATATTGGTGGTGATATGTTTGATGAAATTCCACGAGGACAAGCCATATTGATGAAG TGGATACTTCATGATTGGAGCGATGAAAAATGTGTGGAGATATTAAGAAACTGTAAGAAAGCATTACCAAAAACTGGAAGGGTAATCGTAATCGAAACGATAATCCCTAGTGAAGTAACCGACACTGATATAGCAACCAAGAACGCACTGCATTCAGATATAGCGATGATGTGTTTAACGCGTGGGGGCAGAGAAAGAACCAAAGAAGAATTTGAAGTATTAGCTATGAAAGCTGGATTTAAGCTTCCCAATTTTATTTATGGTGCTTATTCTTTTTGGGTCCTTGAATTATACTCAAATTGA